A genomic stretch from Deltaproteobacteria bacterium HGW-Deltaproteobacteria-2 includes:
- the rplU gene encoding 50S ribosomal protein L21 produces MYAVIKTGGKQHKVTEGDVLSVEKLMGEKGDEVVFNEVLMVSDDKEVKIGKPFVDGAKVVGKIISQKKGPKLIVYHMIRRKGFHKKTGHRQNLTNMKITKISI; encoded by the coding sequence ATGTATGCAGTAATAAAAACAGGTGGGAAACAGCACAAGGTAACAGAAGGTGATGTTTTATCCGTGGAAAAACTTATGGGTGAAAAGGGAGATGAAGTTGTTTTTAACGAAGTCCTGATGGTCTCCGACGATAAAGAAGTAAAAATCGGCAAACCTTTTGTAGATGGCGCCAAAGTGGTCGGCAAAATTATCTCTCAAAAGAAAGGTCCGAAACTTATAGTTTACCATATGATACGACGCAAAGGTTTTCATAAGAAAACCGGACATCGCCAGAATTTAACCAATATGAAAATAACAAAGATTTCAATATAA
- the asnB gene encoding asparagine synthase (glutamine-hydrolyzing): MCGIVGKYYFNINQYDSSDLSRMMKVISHRGPDSSGTFTDDVMAIGFQRLSIIDVNTGDQPLYNETGKIVLVANGEIYNFKELRATLQSMGHVFRTKTDCEVIIHLYEEYGNSSVKKLNGMFAFCLYDSVKKILLMARDRMGIKPLYFYQNDDVLIFSSEIKGILASRRMSVKPEANVLDEYLCFGSLCNGRTFFSKIVSLEPGCLVEVTNRGIHSQRYWIPEIVESTLSEAQYIEKIESSVNNSVQRQMMSDVPLGSLLSGGVDSSWVSVVANKLAPGIKTFTIGFPDPAHNEIPYARFTAGSYGFDHHDFVSDNKEYADSLEQTIWHHDEPLTFPSSVQNRLVCRYAREFVKVVLTGEGADELFGGYPRQYLSKLQNQFLLLGGVNQRVILMALKFLPFRKIKTLRRFLALSPYELVLWNAAFTEKERIAWLFDKDEPDISIRLEQLNKVWNKNLDTIDNLLLFDQQTYLRSILNMKDKMSMAESMELRVPTLDNEMISMAHEIPGDVKLRRLQTKYLFKKAAVRHIPRKIVYKKKIGFTIPVDKWLRDKNGVGSFLDMLIDSSDKIEGINKSKLEKVICEHKSGTQNHQNILGHLIYYVIWRQQYIDTKPLSVN; this comes from the coding sequence ATGTGCGGCATTGTAGGAAAATATTATTTCAATATTAATCAATATGATTCTTCTGATTTGTCCAGGATGATGAAGGTTATATCCCACAGAGGGCCTGATTCTTCAGGCACTTTTACAGATGACGTCATGGCGATTGGTTTTCAACGCCTCAGCATCATAGATGTAAATACCGGTGATCAACCCCTCTATAATGAGACAGGGAAAATAGTTCTTGTTGCCAATGGAGAAATCTATAATTTCAAAGAGCTCCGGGCGACACTTCAATCTATGGGCCATGTCTTCAGAACAAAGACGGATTGTGAAGTGATCATTCATCTTTATGAAGAATACGGGAATAGTTCTGTAAAAAAATTAAACGGCATGTTTGCTTTTTGCCTTTATGATTCCGTGAAGAAAATATTGTTGATGGCACGGGATCGCATGGGAATCAAGCCTCTGTATTTCTATCAAAATGACGATGTTTTGATTTTTTCGTCCGAAATCAAAGGTATTCTCGCTTCGCGTAGAATGTCAGTAAAGCCTGAAGCAAATGTTCTGGATGAATATCTTTGTTTCGGATCTTTGTGCAATGGAAGAACATTTTTCTCCAAGATTGTCAGTCTGGAACCAGGCTGTCTAGTGGAAGTCACGAACAGAGGAATTCATTCCCAAAGATACTGGATCCCGGAAATTGTTGAAAGTACTCTTAGCGAAGCTCAGTACATTGAGAAAATAGAGTCTTCCGTGAATAATTCAGTGCAGCGGCAAATGATGAGCGATGTGCCTCTTGGCAGTCTCCTCAGCGGAGGAGTGGATTCCAGCTGGGTTAGTGTTGTTGCCAATAAATTAGCTCCGGGTATTAAAACATTTACAATCGGTTTCCCGGACCCGGCACATAATGAAATTCCCTATGCGCGTTTCACAGCCGGATCTTACGGATTTGATCATCATGATTTTGTAAGTGATAATAAGGAGTATGCCGATTCGCTGGAACAGACAATATGGCATCATGATGAACCGCTTACTTTTCCGAGTTCCGTACAAAATCGTCTGGTTTGTAGATACGCTCGCGAGTTTGTGAAGGTTGTGTTGACCGGTGAGGGAGCGGATGAATTATTCGGCGGTTATCCGCGTCAATACCTGAGCAAATTACAGAACCAATTCCTGCTGCTGGGGGGTGTAAACCAAAGGGTTATCCTCATGGCTTTAAAATTTTTACCATTTAGGAAGATAAAAACATTAAGGAGATTTCTCGCTTTATCACCTTATGAACTCGTTCTCTGGAATGCGGCATTTACAGAGAAGGAAAGGATTGCCTGGTTATTCGATAAAGATGAGCCGGATATCTCCATCAGATTAGAGCAATTGAACAAAGTCTGGAATAAAAACCTTGATACGATTGACAATCTTCTTTTGTTTGATCAGCAGACATATTTGCGTTCGATTTTAAATATGAAAGATAAAATGAGTATGGCTGAATCAATGGAACTGAGAGTTCCGACTCTTGATAATGAAATGATTTCCATGGCGCACGAGATTCCGGGGGACGTAAAATTGAGAAGATTGCAGACAAAATATTTATTTAAGAAGGCCGCAGTCAGACATATACCGCGGAAGATAGTGTACAAGAAGAAAATAGGATTTACTATTCCGGTCGATAAATGGTTGAGAGACAAAAATGGAGTTGGCAGTTTTCTGGATATGCTGATCGATTCATCGGATAAAATTGAAGGAATCAATAAATCCAAACTAGAAAAAGTGATTTGTGAACATAAAAGCGGAACACAAAACCATCAAAATATTCTCGGCCACTTGATTTATTATGTTATTTGGCGACAGCAATATATAGATACTAAACCTTTGTCAGTAAACTAA
- a CDS encoding glycyl-radical enzyme activating protein codes for MEKHIQDIEAQKTGGPLVLEIRGNSLDDGPGIRSVVFMKGCPLSCVWCHNPESKKPGPELLFDASICVSCGTCAELCESGALRMKNKKLIVDRSKCNLCFSCTDLCPSGALERAGKSMTVDNVIDAVMKDKPFYDTSGGGVTLSGGEPLMFMDFASELLTGLKKKGVHTIVETCGIFKLERFIQLVLPHVDMIYFDIKLMDAMLSERYTGVKNDLILANFRSLHEISLKKHPDFLLPRTPLIPGITDTDENLRAIAEFLSSLGIGKAALLEYNPLWHAKLNKLGKDEQGTGKSREWMDKKHVAHCKEIFISAGISV; via the coding sequence ATGGAAAAACATATCCAAGATATAGAGGCACAAAAAACAGGTGGTCCCTTGGTGCTGGAAATACGCGGCAATTCACTGGATGACGGTCCGGGCATAAGAAGCGTCGTGTTCATGAAGGGTTGCCCTCTTTCTTGCGTGTGGTGTCACAATCCTGAGAGCAAGAAACCGGGTCCCGAGTTGTTGTTCGATGCCTCAATATGTGTGTCGTGCGGAACCTGTGCGGAATTGTGCGAGAGCGGCGCGCTTCGCATGAAGAACAAAAAGCTCATCGTTGACCGGTCTAAATGCAACCTCTGCTTCTCGTGCACCGATTTGTGTCCTTCCGGAGCGCTGGAACGCGCCGGTAAATCCATGACTGTTGATAATGTAATCGACGCGGTCATGAAGGACAAACCGTTTTATGACACATCAGGCGGAGGCGTGACTCTTTCGGGTGGCGAGCCGCTCATGTTCATGGATTTTGCGTCAGAACTTCTTACTGGTCTTAAGAAAAAAGGTGTACATACTATCGTTGAAACCTGCGGCATTTTCAAACTCGAACGCTTCATTCAACTTGTTCTGCCGCATGTGGATATGATTTATTTCGACATCAAGCTCATGGATGCCATGCTCTCCGAGCGTTATACCGGCGTGAAAAATGATCTCATTCTGGCAAACTTCCGGTCGCTTCATGAAATTTCACTAAAAAAACATCCTGATTTTCTTTTGCCGAGAACACCACTGATTCCGGGCATTACGGACACAGATGAGAATCTCAGAGCGATTGCCGAATTTCTCTCTTCACTCGGGATAGGAAAAGCTGCTCTTCTCGAGTATAATCCGCTTTGGCATGCCAAATTAAATAAATTAGGAAAAGATGAGCAGGGAACTGGTAAATCACGCGAATGGATGGACAAAAAACACGTGGCTCACTGCAAGGAAATATTCATTTCAGCGGGAATTTCCGTTTGA
- a CDS encoding 50S ribosomal protein L27 encodes MAHKKGQGSSRNGRDSNSQRRGIKVFAGQKINAGSIIVRQVGTKIHPGNNVGLGKDFTIFSLIDGVVKYERLDKTRKKVSVYAS; translated from the coding sequence ATGGCACATAAAAAAGGTCAAGGAAGCTCCCGCAATGGTAGAGACAGTAATTCTCAAAGACGGGGCATAAAAGTGTTTGCCGGCCAGAAAATCAACGCGGGCTCTATCATTGTGCGACAGGTAGGAACAAAAATTCACCCGGGCAATAACGTGGGATTGGGTAAGGATTTTACTATTTTCTCGCTGATTGACGGCGTGGTAAAATATGAAAGGCTTGATAAAACGAGAAAAAAAGTGAGCGTTTACGCATCATAA
- a CDS encoding SAM-dependent methyltransferase yields MSDNKASFTALATAYMRAAHQLLEAKPLLFDDPVALPLLGPEALKNIQDTKDHYQTPEVLALRTRIILRSRFTEDRLAAAFSRGIRQYIILGAGFDTFALRQPSWAEELKIVEVDHSGTQSLKRSYIDAAKLTIPGNVSFADINFEHESLHEGLRRYNVSMDKPVFFSWLGVMMYLKEDAIDAVLHSVAMFPAGSEVVLTFVRPPGDVPSIIAQSVTNLGEPWLSHFEPDEIEEKLYRAGFSKVEFLTPVEAETRYFRSRPRDLPVPEQTNILSAIR; encoded by the coding sequence ATGTCTGATAATAAAGCAAGCTTTACAGCATTAGCAACTGCGTATATGCGGGCGGCACACCAGTTGCTGGAAGCGAAGCCTCTGCTTTTCGACGACCCGGTCGCACTGCCGCTTCTTGGCCCTGAAGCATTAAAGAATATTCAAGATACGAAAGATCATTATCAAACTCCCGAAGTTCTGGCATTGCGTACTAGGATAATTCTGCGTTCACGTTTTACGGAAGACAGACTTGCCGCCGCGTTTTCGCGCGGAATCAGGCAATATATAATCCTTGGCGCCGGTTTCGATACATTCGCGCTGAGGCAGCCTTCATGGGCAGAAGAATTGAAGATTGTCGAAGTTGATCATTCGGGCACGCAATCACTGAAGCGTTCCTACATTGACGCGGCGAAACTTACAATTCCGGGAAATGTTTCGTTTGCCGATATTAATTTTGAACATGAATCGCTGCATGAAGGCCTGCGCAGATATAACGTTTCGATGGACAAACCGGTTTTTTTCTCCTGGCTGGGTGTAATGATGTATCTGAAAGAAGACGCCATTGATGCCGTGCTCCACTCTGTCGCCATGTTTCCGGCAGGCAGTGAGGTAGTGTTGACATTCGTGCGGCCGCCGGGCGACGTTCCTTCAATAATTGCCCAGAGCGTCACGAATCTTGGTGAACCATGGCTGAGTCATTTCGAACCCGATGAAATCGAAGAAAAACTATATCGCGCAGGATTTTCTAAAGTGGAGTTTCTAACACCTGTGGAGGCTGAAACACGGTATTTCCGGTCACGCCCCAGAGACCTGCCCGTGCCGGAGCAAACCAACATTCTCAGTGCGATACGATAA
- a CDS encoding sugar transferase has protein sequence MATNRSKNKFYLSFGKRAFDLVLAIPAAIVLIPVFIIIAFLVRWRLGRPILFKQMRPGLWENPFTIFKFRTMTDARDQDGKMLPDDKRLTRLGAFLRKTSSDELPELINVIKGEMSIVGPRPLFMEYLPYYTKREHLRHTVRPGITGLSQIRGRNYLPWNERLEMDVKYIEIISFPQDIKIIFETFFQVLKAKDVAVLPRTVSIPLSEYREKHKEKKSD, from the coding sequence ATGGCAACTAATCGAAGTAAAAATAAATTCTATCTATCCTTCGGCAAACGCGCATTTGATTTGGTTCTGGCTATTCCTGCTGCCATTGTTTTAATACCCGTGTTTATAATAATTGCTTTTCTTGTACGCTGGAGATTAGGAAGGCCGATTTTATTCAAACAGATGCGTCCGGGACTGTGGGAAAATCCTTTTACAATTTTCAAATTCCGAACTATGACCGATGCGCGTGACCAAGACGGCAAAATGCTTCCTGATGATAAACGTCTAACGCGTCTTGGTGCTTTCCTGCGCAAGACGAGTAGTGATGAATTGCCAGAATTGATAAATGTTATCAAAGGCGAAATGAGTATTGTCGGGCCGCGCCCCCTGTTTATGGAATATCTGCCATATTATACAAAACGGGAGCACTTGCGTCATACTGTTCGTCCGGGAATTACGGGATTATCGCAGATAAGAGGCAGAAATTATCTGCCTTGGAATGAACGTCTGGAAATGGACGTAAAATATATTGAGATCATTTCTTTTCCTCAGGATATAAAAATTATATTTGAAACTTTCTTCCAGGTTTTGAAAGCAAAAGATGTTGCTGTTTTACCCAGGACAGTAAGTATTCCTTTGTCGGAATATAGAGAGAAACATAAAGAAAAGAAATCTGATTGA
- a CDS encoding short-chain dehydrogenase yields the protein MNTNAPVVLISGCSTGIGRALAVEFAARNWRVFATARKPEVINDLKAPNVDVTVLDVTDETSIKACVDSVITKTGRIDMLVNNAGLLLIGPLVELETSELRHQFETNVIGLNALTRAAVPHMIKRKSGKIVNISSVSGVLPTPFAGAYCSTKAAVTALSDSLRMELAPFGINVVTVQPGGIKSNLSGNADKGLGRFRKTPYGPIQEFIVARANASQENATPAEVFAKELVDKLERKKTPKFIRVGKDSTLLPLIARFPRALTDALLSKKFGLNKLSAG from the coding sequence ATGAACACTAATGCTCCAGTAGTGCTTATCAGTGGATGTTCAACGGGAATAGGTCGCGCGCTGGCGGTAGAATTTGCCGCGCGTAACTGGCGGGTATTTGCTACCGCCCGAAAACCGGAAGTTATCAATGATCTGAAAGCCCCAAACGTGGATGTAACCGTCCTGGATGTAACTGATGAAACATCTATAAAGGCTTGTGTAGATTCTGTCATCACTAAAACCGGCCGGATTGACATGCTGGTCAACAACGCGGGGCTTCTTCTTATTGGACCTCTGGTTGAACTGGAAACCAGCGAATTGCGGCATCAGTTTGAAACTAACGTGATAGGACTCAACGCGCTAACCCGTGCAGCCGTCCCTCACATGATTAAGAGAAAATCGGGCAAAATAGTGAACATCAGCAGTGTTTCGGGAGTATTACCCACGCCATTTGCCGGCGCTTATTGTTCCACAAAAGCGGCTGTGACCGCTTTATCCGACTCTCTGCGCATGGAACTAGCACCCTTCGGTATTAACGTTGTTACCGTGCAGCCTGGAGGCATCAAATCGAATCTGTCCGGCAACGCCGATAAAGGGCTCGGCCGTTTCAGAAAAACCCCTTATGGTCCGATACAAGAATTTATTGTTGCGCGGGCAAACGCTTCGCAGGAAAACGCAACTCCCGCGGAAGTATTCGCGAAAGAGCTTGTCGATAAACTTGAACGGAAAAAAACGCCGAAGTTCATCCGCGTCGGGAAGGATTCGACACTGCTTCCCCTTATTGCCAGGTTTCCGCGCGCGCTCACTGACGCGTTGCTCAGTAAAAAATTCGGACTTAATAAACTTTCAGCAGGTTGA
- a CDS encoding ribonuclease H: protein MMEKNYKLFSDGACRGNPGVGGAGAVITDDRENVVWEGKEYLGHCTNNIAEYRALIMGLNGALDNGYKNLEVYLDSELLTKQINGSYRVKNENLKILMKDIRGLMASFDSVAVRHVPRLHNSHADRLANLAIDEN from the coding sequence ATGATGGAGAAAAATTATAAATTATTCAGTGATGGCGCTTGCCGTGGCAATCCTGGTGTTGGTGGCGCTGGTGCTGTCATAACGGATGATCGGGAAAATGTTGTTTGGGAAGGCAAGGAATATTTGGGACATTGTACCAATAACATCGCTGAATACAGAGCGCTAATTATGGGACTAAATGGCGCTCTTGATAATGGTTATAAGAATCTGGAAGTCTATCTCGATTCAGAACTTCTGACTAAGCAAATCAACGGTTCCTACCGTGTTAAAAATGAAAACCTGAAGATTCTAATGAAAGATATCCGAGGCTTAATGGCTTCTTTTGATTCAGTTGCGGTTAGACACGTTCCCCGGCTTCACAACAGTCATGCCGATAGGTTGGCCAATCTGGCGATTGATGAAAATTAA
- the proB gene encoding glutamate 5-kinase, which translates to MKNIRRDVLVNAKIILIKVGSAVLTGSDGLDLKIIDSLVSDMSSLVQKGYSVVLVTSGAIVSGKHRMNITENLKSIPEKQAAAAIGQGRLMRVYSKSFEKNGLYVAQILLTFSDVTDRQRYLNIRNTLSTLMEWGAIPIINENDTVAVDEIKFGDNDNLAAMIANIIEADLFINLTSIDGLYDCNPMVSKKAKLIRVVSECSEEIEAAATDETSSAGTGGMKSKFQAAKKVTAIGIPCIIAPGKKKKVLIDIMEGKEIGTLFLPMSHRLNSKKYWIAFTLRPRGKLIIDDGAKKALLEKGKSLLPSGIVDVEGDFNLGDPVVCIDRKGSILAKGLVNFSSTEINRIKGLKTSQINQVLGHKDYDEVIHRDNLAITKQNMKK; encoded by the coding sequence ATGAAAAATATTCGCCGGGATGTCCTAGTCAATGCCAAAATAATTCTTATCAAGGTCGGTTCTGCAGTCCTGACCGGTAGTGACGGCCTGGATCTAAAAATCATTGATTCGCTGGTGTCGGATATGTCCAGTTTGGTACAAAAAGGATATTCTGTAGTATTGGTAACTTCCGGTGCGATTGTTTCAGGCAAACATCGCATGAATATTACTGAAAACCTTAAAAGCATTCCCGAAAAACAAGCCGCAGCCGCTATCGGTCAGGGAAGATTAATGCGCGTCTATTCCAAATCTTTCGAAAAAAACGGACTTTATGTCGCTCAAATACTTTTGACGTTTTCCGATGTTACCGATCGCCAGAGATATTTGAATATCCGCAACACTCTTTCGACGCTGATGGAATGGGGAGCCATTCCTATTATCAATGAAAACGATACCGTCGCTGTTGATGAAATAAAATTCGGAGATAACGACAATCTTGCCGCAATGATCGCCAACATAATTGAAGCCGATCTTTTTATTAACCTGACAAGCATTGACGGCCTTTATGATTGCAATCCGATGGTATCTAAAAAAGCTAAACTTATACGAGTTGTCAGTGAATGTTCTGAAGAAATTGAAGCCGCCGCTACGGATGAAACGTCATCCGCGGGCACAGGAGGAATGAAAAGCAAATTTCAGGCTGCCAAGAAAGTTACCGCTATCGGCATTCCCTGCATTATAGCTCCGGGGAAAAAGAAAAAAGTTTTAATTGATATCATGGAGGGCAAAGAAATAGGCACGCTGTTTTTGCCTATGTCACATCGCCTGAACAGTAAGAAATACTGGATCGCTTTCACCCTGCGTCCCCGAGGCAAACTTATAATTGACGATGGAGCAAAAAAAGCATTATTGGAGAAAGGAAAAAGCCTGCTTCCTTCGGGCATCGTCGACGTGGAAGGAGATTTTAATCTGGGTGATCCGGTGGTCTGTATTGACCGCAAAGGCTCAATTCTAGCCAAAGGATTAGTTAATTTCAGCTCCACTGAAATAAACAGAATCAAGGGACTGAAAACATCTCAGATCAACCAGGTTCTGGGTCATAAAGATTATGACGAAGTAATCCACCGCGATAATCTGGCTATAACTAAACAAAACATGAAAAAATAA
- a CDS encoding aminotransferase: MGDLAINGGLPIRKKKFLPWPFYDHDEIEAVYRVLQSGNVNYWTGEEGCLFEREFAANTGVNYAVALMNGTVALEAALMALNIGKDDEVIVTSRSYIASASSAVIRGAKCVFADVDRNSQNITAETIKKVITIRSRAIIAVHLAGWPCEMDSIMALAKERGLAVIEDCAQACGAFYKGRPVGSFGDAAAFSFCQDKIMTTGGEGGMILTNNEDIWSEIWSYKDHGKSYKAVYENNDFHPGPSFKWLHESFGTNLRMTEMQAAIGRIQLHKLPQWIERRRRNADILNKAFINIPALRVTMPPDYIGHAYYKYYVFINHERLKSGWNRERVAIAINAEGIPCFTGSCSEIYLEKAFAGTGMRPKKRLPVARELGETVMMFLVHPTLSENDMRDTVKAVEKVMAVAAK, encoded by the coding sequence ATGGGAGATTTGGCAATTAATGGTGGTTTGCCCATACGCAAGAAAAAGTTTCTTCCCTGGCCTTTTTATGATCATGATGAAATAGAAGCTGTTTATCGCGTACTTCAATCGGGAAATGTTAATTACTGGACGGGAGAAGAAGGTTGTTTATTTGAAAGAGAATTTGCCGCAAACACAGGCGTAAATTACGCTGTTGCCTTAATGAATGGTACGGTGGCGCTAGAGGCGGCATTGATGGCGTTGAATATTGGAAAAGATGACGAGGTCATCGTAACGTCGCGTAGTTATATTGCATCGGCAAGTTCTGCGGTTATACGCGGAGCAAAATGTGTCTTTGCCGATGTTGATCGTAACAGCCAGAACATAACGGCGGAGACAATAAAGAAAGTCATAACAATTCGTTCACGCGCAATCATTGCTGTTCATCTGGCCGGTTGGCCCTGTGAAATGGATTCGATAATGGCCCTCGCAAAAGAACGTGGACTTGCGGTAATTGAAGATTGCGCCCAGGCCTGCGGAGCTTTTTATAAAGGTCGTCCTGTGGGGTCATTTGGTGATGCCGCCGCTTTTTCTTTTTGTCAGGATAAAATTATGACCACCGGCGGTGAAGGTGGTATGATTTTAACAAATAATGAAGATATCTGGTCGGAAATATGGTCTTATAAAGACCACGGCAAAAGTTATAAAGCAGTTTACGAAAATAATGATTTTCATCCGGGCCCATCATTTAAATGGCTGCATGAATCATTCGGAACAAACTTGCGTATGACGGAAATGCAAGCCGCAATCGGCAGGATTCAACTTCATAAATTGCCCCAATGGATAGAAAGACGCAGGCGAAATGCCGATATTTTAAACAAAGCTTTTATAAATATTCCGGCATTACGTGTAACTATGCCGCCTGATTATATTGGTCATGCCTACTATAAATATTATGTTTTTATAAATCATGAGAGACTGAAATCCGGTTGGAATAGAGAACGTGTAGCTATTGCAATTAACGCGGAAGGCATTCCCTGTTTCACCGGCAGTTGCAGTGAAATATATCTGGAAAAAGCTTTTGCCGGCACCGGTATGCGGCCGAAGAAACGACTACCGGTTGCCAGAGAGTTAGGCGAAACCGTCATGATGTTTCTTGTTCATCCGACTTTATCCGAAAATGATATGCGCGATACTGTTAAAGCGGTGGAAAAAGTTATGGCCGTTGCCGCTAAATGA
- a CDS encoding GTPase ObgE encodes MKFVDEAKIYVKAGHGGKGCVSFRREKFVPKGGPDGGDGGKGGDVIFRATESHHTLLDLKYQQHQFAKNGGHGSGNHRTGKSAEDLVVAVPVGTIVKNFETGEVFADLSQPEQTFIVAHGGIGGKGNAHFTTSTHQTPRFAQDGMEGEEFTLKLELKLLADVGIIGFPNAGKSTFISRVSAAKPKIADYPFTTITPHLGVVKYSDSKSFVIADIPGLISGAHDGLGMGIKFLKHIERTSLLLHIIDISTEPNTNAWSNFTAINKELEHYNPELLEKQQIVALNKIDLPYVKENAKKEVALFKKKGIILHPFSAVTGEGMKEILNKIIKILN; translated from the coding sequence ATGAAATTTGTTGATGAAGCAAAAATTTATGTCAAGGCCGGTCACGGCGGAAAAGGTTGTGTGAGTTTCCGGCGTGAAAAATTCGTGCCGAAAGGCGGCCCCGACGGCGGTGACGGTGGCAAAGGCGGCGATGTTATTTTCCGCGCGACGGAAAGCCATCACACCCTGCTGGATTTAAAATATCAACAGCATCAATTTGCTAAAAATGGCGGTCACGGCTCAGGCAATCATCGCACCGGCAAAAGCGCTGAAGATCTTGTCGTTGCCGTGCCGGTGGGAACAATCGTAAAAAATTTTGAAACAGGGGAAGTGTTCGCCGACTTATCTCAACCGGAACAAACTTTTATCGTCGCTCACGGCGGCATTGGCGGTAAAGGAAACGCTCATTTTACAACATCCACACATCAGACACCCCGCTTCGCTCAAGATGGAATGGAGGGTGAGGAATTTACTCTCAAACTGGAATTGAAATTGCTGGCTGATGTAGGCATTATCGGTTTTCCCAACGCCGGGAAGTCAACTTTTATTTCTCGCGTGTCGGCAGCAAAACCCAAAATAGCTGATTACCCTTTCACCACTATTACACCGCATCTGGGAGTTGTAAAATATTCAGACAGTAAAAGTTTTGTCATTGCCGATATACCGGGCCTCATCTCCGGCGCGCATGATGGCCTGGGCATGGGCATCAAATTTTTAAAACATATAGAAAGAACATCCCTGCTGCTGCACATTATTGATATTTCCACGGAGCCCAATACCAACGCCTGGTCTAATTTTACCGCTATCAATAAGGAGTTAGAGCATTATAATCCCGAATTGTTGGAAAAACAGCAAATTGTGGCTCTTAATAAAATAGACCTGCCCTATGTGAAAGAAAACGCCAAAAAAGAAGTTGCTCTATTCAAAAAAAAGGGCATAATATTGCATCCTTTTTCCGCTGTTACCGGAGAAGGAATGAAAGAAATTCTAAACAAGATAATTAAAATATTAAATTAA